Part of the Paenibacillus terrae HPL-003 genome is shown below.
TTCAAAGTTCCTATTTTTTTCTTGCTGAGGATGGGGAATAGCCCTTCATCATCTTGAACAGGTTGCTGAAATAGGAAATATCGTGAAATCCGCAGCGCTCCGCTGTTTCCGAAACATTGAAATCGCCCGAGGACAACATCATCTCCGCATTGTTGATGCGGATGCGATTGAGGTATTCCTTGCAGGTTGAGCCGGTGGTTTCTTTGAACAGTTTGCCGAAGTAAACCGTATTCAGGTTTGCCTGCTCAGCCAGGATGCCAACCGTTATATCGTCCGAATAGTGCTCGTTAATGTAGTAGGTTGCCTTTTTGATTCTCGGGTCAATTGTGGTCGCTGATAGCAGGTGATCATTGGAAAGCAGCCGATGAAGAATCAGTTCAAACAATGCGCGGGCCTGGAAGGTGTAGAACGGCTGCCTGTTCATCCACACTTGTTTGAATTCACGAATGTAATCAAGGATCTCTTTAGTAATCATTTTCTTGCTTACGTACCCGAATGGAAGGCAGACGTCATTGGACGGAGCGGCCCAATGAAAGTTGAAGGGATAGCAATGCATGGGCGACTCCTCGAAGGTATGGGCTTCCCGGGTGCAGCCTTCCGGAATGTACAACAGATCGCCTGCTTCAACGATGACCTTTTCTCCATTGATGTAATAGCAGGCTTTTCCGCTAATGACGAAGGTGAGATCATGAAAGTCTATTTTTGCTTTTCCAATTGACCAATCTGCAAAACATTTGCGGTCTACAAACAGGAATATTTGAGGGATCAGATGCTCGTGATAAGCCAAATCCAAATAATCTCCTCCTCATGTGATGGAAGCGGTGTCTTATCTCAACGTGCCGGAAGCGCATAGCCAAGATTGATTATGAAATAGAAAATGAAACGAAGGTGCTGTGATCATGAACGATGCAAAGCAATGCTCAACGGAAACAGTTGTTCTCGTACAGAATGGCAAGGCGTGCCCCATATACACTGATGCGAAGGGAACCGACTTTGACGGCATAAGGCGCATCTCGTTATCACTGGCCAAGGATATTGAGCTGGTTACCGCCGTTTTGCCCAAGCTGATTACAGACAGGGCGCAGCTAAGCGGGATGGCGGTCATCGCCGGCTCCGTCGGACATAATGATATCATTGATTCCCTGATTGCGGAAGACAGGCTTGATGTGTCAGGTCTGCGGAGTCGCCGTGAGACCTATATGATCCGGGTTTTGGAGCGCCCATGCCCGGAATTGGATAAAGCCGTTGTTATCGCGGGCAGCGATAAGCGGGGGACGCTGTATGGACTGTATCATATTTCGGAACTGATCGGAGTCAGTCCCTGGGTATATTGGGCCGATGTGCATCCCCCGAGACGGCGGGAACTGGTCTTTGCTAAGGAAGAATTGGAATTCACTTCCAAAGAACCTTCCATTCGCTACAGAGGTTTTTTCCTGAACGATGAATGGCCTTCGCTGGGTTCATGGTCGAGGGATCATTGCGGCGGCTTTAACGAATGGATGTATGAGAAAATATTTGAGCTGCTGCTGCGGCTGAAGGGCAACTATTTATGGCCGGCCATGTGGAGCGCCGTTTTCAGCGAGGATGGGAAAAGCCATCCGCTGGCCAATGCCGAGCTTGCGGAGGCATACGGCATTGTGATAGGTACCTCCCATCATGAGCCCATGTCTCGAGCCGGCGAGGAATGGAAAAAGATCAATCATCATTATGGGGAGAGCGGCTTGTGGGATTATTGGGCTAATACGGAGGCCGTTACGAGGTTTTGGGAGGACGGTGTCATCCGTAATAAGCATTTGTCCAATATCATTACGCTGGGAATGCGCGGCGAACAGGATTCGGCTCTTGGCGGCACCCTGGAGCAGAATATTCAGCGGCTGAAGGACATCATTTTGACTCAGAAGGCCTTGCTGCGCAAGCATGGCCTGGACAATGCACCGCAGGCATTGACGATCTACAAGGAAGTGGAGGCATTCTGGCATGGGACAGATACGGTTCAGGGGCTGAAGCATTGGGACGTGTTGGATGATGTGACCATCATTTTGTCAGATGACAACTTCGGCAATATGCGGAAGCTTCCCGAAGCCGCGGATCGGAAACGGAAGGCCGGCTGGGGGATGTACTACCATTTTGATTACCATGGTGCCCCCCGGTCTTATGAATGGGTTAATACGGTTCCGCTTGAGAAAATATGGGAGCAAATGTCCCTGGCCTATGACTACGGAATCCGGGACCTCTGGATTGTGAATGTCGGCGACTTGAAGCCGATGGAACTGCCCCTCTCCTATTTCATGGAGCTAGCCTATGATTTCGAGGCCTGGGGAACAGAACGTCCTAACCGTACGGCGGAATTTTTGCAGACATGGGCGGAACGGCAGTTTGGTCATGCTGTTGATGCAAAGGCTGCCGAGGGCATTGCCCGGGTTTTGGCGGACTATACGAAGATGAACGGGGCCCGCAAGCCGGAAGTGACCTATGCAGACACATACAGCCTGCTTCACTACAACGAAGCGCAGCGGGTGCTGGAGAAAGCGATCCGGTTGGAGAAGGACGCCCGGACGTATTATGAGCTTGTGAGCGAAGAGCAGAAGGATGCTTACTATCAGCTTGTGTATTATCCGGCCGTAGCATCGGCCAATGTGACAAAAATGCAGATATACGCGGGCTTGAATCAAAAATACAGCGGCTTCCGGCCTCAGAGTGTTCTTGCCAATCATTATGCCGCTTTGGTGGAGGAAGCCATTGCCAAAGATGTACAAATGCAAGAGGACTACAATCATAAAATATCCGGCGGCAAATGGAAGGGGATGATGTCCTCCGCCCATATCGGCTATGTAAACTGGAATGACGAAGGCTGGCAGTATCCGGAGTTCAAGTATATCGAGTCGCAGGAAAAAGCGCTGATGATTGTTGATGTCGAAGGGACAGACGGAGGTTTTACCGCCGGAACGGTAGCGCTCCCGCCATTCACCAGTCTGCAGAAGGAGCGCTGCCGCATAACCGTCAGCAATGCCGGAAAGCAGGCGTTTGCTTATCGTCTGGAGACCAGCGCCGACTGGATCAAGACAGATCGGACGCACGGAAGTGTTCTGACCGGGGAAACCGTTTGGGTTCATGTCGATTGGGAACGGCTTGACGCATCGGCAGCGGGGGAAATTACGATGGTTTGCGGCGATCAGACAGTAAAGGCAACGGTCGTCGCAGAGGTTGTACACACCGATGATTTGCCCGATCTGACCTTTGTTGAAGCACACGGCGTGATTGCAATCGAAGCGGAGCACACTTGCGGCCGGGAAGCCGCCGGGGAGGCCCGTTGGGAGATGATCAAGGGATACGGGCGCTCACTGTCCTCCATGAAGCTGTTCCCAACGACAGCCCTTTTTGAGCGGACGGAGGATGCTCCATATCTGGAATACCGTGTCTGCACCGCGGAGGAACAGACCTATACAGTAACGGTTTATGTAGCCCCGACCAACCCTCTGGCGGAGGATAGACGGCTGAAATATGCGGTAGCTTTTGATGATCATCCGCCGGTTACGGCAGACCTACTGCCCCTGGAGTTTGCCGCGGGCGAATCACGGCATTGGTCGGAGTCCGTTATGAATAATGTCCATACTTCCACAACGCAGCATCCATTGACTGCCGGCATGCACACCCTGCGATTTTATGGGCTGGATGCAGGTCTGGTGCTGCAGAAGCTGGTCTTGTCCCGGGAGCCGCTTCCCTGCTCCTATTTCGGCCCCGAGGAGAGCTTTTGCAAGGGGAGATTGGGTTTTTGAGTCTACGAGGCTTGAACCATAAATAGGAATATGAGAAGGGGAGAAGCGGCTTCACTACAGCTCCTAATGTTCCGCGTTGATTATACCCCGTTCATCCGACTTGCTGAATTCGGCGAAGCAGGAGCTGCGCTGCGGCTTGCAATCCATGCCGGAATTGATTCCTACAGAAACAGGGGTGCGGAAGCGGCGCAGCATGGAGCGAGGGGGCGGCATTGGCGACAGGCACAACCGGAAGATATACAGATGATCGGCGAAATGCTCCGCATGAGGCGGCGGGAGCACCAGGCCGGGAAGATCGGAAAAAAACACTTAGAGCCAGCTTTAGGTGTTTTTTCTATAGAATTGCCGTCTAAAGCCTATGCCAGATATATTTCCACTCAAAGCAAGGTTCCCTTTGTGCATTGCTATATATTGTGAAAGTCGGCTTTGACGGGGTCACTTATATCCGCGAGGCGGATTTGATATCTGAACCGTAAACGTAAATGCGCTTTCATGTGTACAAGGGCAAGATTCATTCGACGAAGGAGGCGAAGGATGGATGATGAACG
Proteins encoded:
- a CDS encoding AraC family transcriptional regulator, encoding MDLAYHEHLIPQIFLFVDRKCFADWSIGKAKIDFHDLTFVISGKACYYINGEKVIVEAGDLLYIPEGCTREAHTFEESPMHCYPFNFHWAAPSNDVCLPFGYVSKKMITKEILDYIREFKQVWMNRQPFYTFQARALFELILHRLLSNDHLLSATTIDPRIKKATYYINEHYSDDITVGILAEQANLNTVYFGKLFKETTGSTCKEYLNRIRINNAEMMLSSGDFNVSETAERCGFHDISYFSNLFKMMKGYSPSSARKK
- a CDS encoding glycosyl hydrolase 115 family protein, which encodes MNDAKQCSTETVVLVQNGKACPIYTDAKGTDFDGIRRISLSLAKDIELVTAVLPKLITDRAQLSGMAVIAGSVGHNDIIDSLIAEDRLDVSGLRSRRETYMIRVLERPCPELDKAVVIAGSDKRGTLYGLYHISELIGVSPWVYWADVHPPRRRELVFAKEELEFTSKEPSIRYRGFFLNDEWPSLGSWSRDHCGGFNEWMYEKIFELLLRLKGNYLWPAMWSAVFSEDGKSHPLANAELAEAYGIVIGTSHHEPMSRAGEEWKKINHHYGESGLWDYWANTEAVTRFWEDGVIRNKHLSNIITLGMRGEQDSALGGTLEQNIQRLKDIILTQKALLRKHGLDNAPQALTIYKEVEAFWHGTDTVQGLKHWDVLDDVTIILSDDNFGNMRKLPEAADRKRKAGWGMYYHFDYHGAPRSYEWVNTVPLEKIWEQMSLAYDYGIRDLWIVNVGDLKPMELPLSYFMELAYDFEAWGTERPNRTAEFLQTWAERQFGHAVDAKAAEGIARVLADYTKMNGARKPEVTYADTYSLLHYNEAQRVLEKAIRLEKDARTYYELVSEEQKDAYYQLVYYPAVASANVTKMQIYAGLNQKYSGFRPQSVLANHYAALVEEAIAKDVQMQEDYNHKISGGKWKGMMSSAHIGYVNWNDEGWQYPEFKYIESQEKALMIVDVEGTDGGFTAGTVALPPFTSLQKERCRITVSNAGKQAFAYRLETSADWIKTDRTHGSVLTGETVWVHVDWERLDASAAGEITMVCGDQTVKATVVAEVVHTDDLPDLTFVEAHGVIAIEAEHTCGREAAGEARWEMIKGYGRSLSSMKLFPTTALFERTEDAPYLEYRVCTAEEQTYTVTVYVAPTNPLAEDRRLKYAVAFDDHPPVTADLLPLEFAAGESRHWSESVMNNVHTSTTQHPLTAGMHTLRFYGLDAGLVLQKLVLSREPLPCSYFGPEESFCKGRLGF